The Medicago truncatula cultivar Jemalong A17 chromosome 4, MtrunA17r5.0-ANR, whole genome shotgun sequence genome includes a region encoding these proteins:
- the LOC25493104 gene encoding 18.1 kDa class I heat shock protein, with the protein MSLIPSFFGGRGRRSNVFDPFSLDVWDPFKDFPFTNSSLSASSFPQENSAFVSTRIDWKETPEAHVFKADLPGLKKEEVKVEIEDDRVLQISGERNFEKEDKNDQWHRVERSSGKFMRRFRLPENAKMDQVKAAMENGVLTVTVPKEEVKKPDVKSIEISG; encoded by the coding sequence ATGTCGCTGATTCCAAGTTTCTTTGGTGGCCGAGGCCGAAGGAGCAACGTTTTCGATCCATTCTCCCTTGACGTGTGGGACCCATTCAAGGATTTTCCTTTCACCAATTCTTCACTTTCTGCTTCTTCATTCCCTCAGGAGAATTCTGCTTTTGTGAGCACCAGGATTGATTGGAAGGAGACCCCAGAAGCTCATGTGTTCAAGGCTGATCTTCCTGGACTGAAGAAGGAGGAAGTGAAGGTTGAAATTGAAGATGATAGGGTTCTTCAGATAAGCGGTGAGAGGAACTTTGAAAAAGAAGATAAGAATGATCAATGGCATCGTGTGGAGCGTAGCAGTGGAAAATTCATGAGGAGGTTTAGATTACCAGAGAATGCGAAAATGGATCAAGTGAAAGCTGCAATGGAGAATGGTGTTCTCACTGTTACTGTTCCAAAAGAAGAAGTTAAGAAACCTGATGTTAAGTCCATCGAAATCTCTGGTTGA
- the LOC25493103 gene encoding 18.5 kDa class I heat shock protein, whose translation MSMIPGNNSPFENSPFSTSIQEFSRENPIFLNNQIDWKETPEAHVFKADVPGLNKEEVKVEVEDGRVLQITGERSMERQDTNDGCQRVERSSGKFMRSFTLPANCKLDQVKASIEDGVLTVTVPKEEVTNPDRLTNQSSQ comes from the coding sequence ATGTCTATGATACCAGGCAACAACAGCCCTTTTGAGAATTCCCCATTCTCTACTTCAATCCAAGAATTTTCacgagaaaatccaattttcctCAACAACCAGATTGATTGGAAGGAAACTCCAGAAGCCCATGTATTCAAAGCTGATGTACCAGGGCTGAACAAAGAGGAAGTGAAAGTTGAGGTTGAAGATGGAAGAGTGCTTCAGATAACAGGAGAGAGGAGCATGGAGAGACAAGATACAAATGATGGATGTCAGCGTGTTGAGCGTAGTAGTGGTAAATTCATGAGGAGTTTTACTCTTCCAGCTAACTGTAAATTGGATCAGGTTAAGGCTTCTATTGAAGATGGTGTTCTTACTGTTACTGTCCCTAAGGAAGAGGTTACCAACCCTGATCGTTTGACCAATCAGAGTTCACAGTGA